TGAACGTATTCATAATGTAGACGGGGAACCGGTGTGGAAGAGCGAACCTGCTCCAACCTATGATTCAACAATAACCGATGGCAGCCAGGACCGTTTCATCCTCTGGGAAGATCTTGAAGATGATTTTACCAGAATCAGAAGATTATAAGATTTAAATAAAACGTATTTAGTTATGTTAAGTTTTAAGGCAACTATTTTGTATAGTTGCCTTTTTCATAGTTATACTTCAGCGTTTTGCTACCTCTGAACCCTACTACCCTACTTTACCTATTGAAAAACCACACTGCATATAAATTACAGTACTATCTCTTGCTCGCATCACATCTGTTTGTTATACATTAGTACCATTAGGGTAACTTCATTTCCTTACCAAATAAATAAGGAGAAACAACCAGTACGGTTACTCCTCCTTATACTATTAATCCATTTACTATTAATTATGCTACTGGTACTATATCTACTCTCTTCTTATTTTCTTTGAATCTTCTAAACTGCACAGTTCCATCAATTTTAGCAAATAAAGTATCATCAGAACCCTTACCAACATTCACTCCAGGGTGAACCACGGTTCCTCTCTGACGAATGATAATGGTTCCAGCACTAACTTGTTCACCACCAAAGCGTTTTACACCTAACATCTTTGGATTACTGTCTCTTCCATTTCTGGAACTACCAACACCTTTTTTATGTGCCATATCTTTTCTCCTTAAATCAAAACTACATCGATCAGCAAGGGGTTATACATCTATAGAGATAATCTCAACTTTGGTATAGAGCTGGCGATGTCCATTAACACGCTTATAATCTTTCCGACGCTTCTTTTTAACAACCAGTACCTTATCACCCTTTTCCTGCTCAAGGACTTTTGCTTTTACAGAAGCCCCTTCAACGACCGGATTTCCGATTTTTACATCATCACCATTAGCAGCAAGTAAGACGCGATCGATAGTAAATTCGGTACCCGCTTCTGCATCAAAAAATGGAACGCGGATTTTCATTCCGGAGCTAACTTTAAATTGGGCACCGCCCTGTTCAATAATGGAATACATGAAATCTCCTCT
This Chitinispirillales bacterium ANBcel5 DNA region includes the following protein-coding sequences:
- the rpmA gene encoding 50S ribosomal protein L27 — protein: MAHKKGVGSSRNGRDSNPKMLGVKRFGGEQVSAGTIIIRQRGTVVHPGVNVGKGSDDTLFAKIDGTVQFRRFKENKKRVDIVPVA
- the rplU gene encoding 50S ribosomal protein L21, translated to MYSIIEQGGAQFKVSSGMKIRVPFFDAEAGTEFTIDRVLLAANGDDVKIGNPVVEGASVKAKVLEQEKGDKVLVVKKKRRKDYKRVNGHRQLYTKVEIISIDV